The following proteins are encoded in a genomic region of Variovorax paradoxus:
- a CDS encoding Bug family tripartite tricarboxylate transporter substrate binding protein: protein MKKLMAAAAAGVLAFAASAAQAQQDWPTRPIRIMVGSAPGGGTDAMARAVADRLGPLLKQPVVVENRPGVSNTLAADATAKSTDGHTLVMGVVTAHAIAPHLLKLNYDSNRDLVPVAFVGAVPNVLVVSNSVPADSVQALVKLAKQEPGKLNYATSGAGSTQHVAAEMFKDAASVDIAHVPYKGSGPALVDLIGGQVQLSFDTLPSVIGQIKNGKVRPLAVTTAKRNAQLPNVPTLAEAGVPGVEMSAWYGIYMPAATPKAVQDKVHAAVNQVLAMPETKTRLEAVGAEITPMTQVQFAQFHAAEYKRFGELIKKNHIRLD from the coding sequence ATGAAAAAGCTCATGGCGGCCGCGGCTGCCGGGGTGCTGGCGTTCGCCGCCAGCGCCGCGCAGGCCCAGCAGGACTGGCCCACCCGCCCGATCAGGATCATGGTCGGCTCCGCGCCCGGCGGCGGCACCGACGCAATGGCCCGCGCGGTGGCCGACCGGCTCGGCCCCTTGCTCAAGCAGCCGGTGGTGGTCGAGAACCGGCCCGGGGTTTCCAACACGCTGGCGGCCGACGCCACGGCCAAGTCGACCGACGGCCACACCCTGGTGATGGGCGTGGTCACGGCGCACGCGATTGCACCGCACCTGCTCAAGCTCAACTACGACAGCAACCGCGACCTGGTGCCGGTGGCTTTCGTCGGTGCGGTGCCCAACGTGCTGGTGGTGAGCAACAGCGTGCCGGCCGACTCGGTGCAGGCGCTGGTCAAGCTGGCCAAACAGGAGCCGGGCAAGCTCAACTACGCCACCAGCGGCGCCGGCAGCACGCAGCACGTCGCTGCCGAAATGTTCAAGGACGCGGCGAGCGTCGACATCGCGCACGTGCCCTACAAGGGCAGCGGCCCGGCCCTGGTCGACCTGATCGGCGGCCAGGTGCAGCTGAGCTTCGACACCCTGCCCTCGGTCATCGGCCAGATCAAGAACGGCAAGGTCCGCCCACTCGCCGTGACGACCGCCAAGCGCAACGCGCAGCTGCCCAACGTGCCGACCCTCGCCGAAGCCGGCGTGCCCGGCGTCGAGATGAGCGCCTGGTACGGCATCTATATGCCCGCCGCAACGCCCAAGGCGGTGCAGGACAAGGTGCACGCCGCGGTCAACCAGGTGCTCGCCATGCCCGAGACCAAGACCCGCCTCGAAGCGGTCGGCGCCGAGATCACGCCCATGACCCAGGTGCAGTTCGCGCAGTTCCACGCCGCCGAATACAAGCGCTTCGGCGAGCTCATCAAGAAAAACCACATCCGCCTGGATTGA
- a CDS encoding IS5 family transposase — protein MSQISFSDAEYAGKRKKTRREVFLEEMEQVVPWKALLKVIEPHYPRAGRGRRPYPLEAMLRVHLMQNWFALSDPAMEEALYEIASLRNFAGLTLSEPIPDETTILNFRHMLEESDLAEDIFKQVNAHLSRKGLLLKRGSIVDATIIAAPSSTKNAEGERDPEMHQTKKGNQWHFGMKAHIGVDADSGLVHSVATTSANEADVEQVADLLHGKEEQVWADSGYRGAQTRVQRDNLQWHIAARPSDIAKLPEGRAKARLQKHEHRKASVRAKVEHPFRVIKRQFGLMKVRFRGLQKNTAHLLTLFALSNLWMARRQLMGAVRPKVA, from the coding sequence ATGAGCCAGATCAGCTTCTCGGACGCGGAGTACGCGGGCAAGCGCAAGAAGACGCGGCGCGAGGTCTTCCTCGAAGAGATGGAGCAGGTGGTGCCTTGGAAGGCGCTGCTGAAGGTCATCGAGCCGCACTACCCAAGAGCCGGCCGAGGCCGCAGGCCGTACCCGCTGGAGGCGATGCTGCGCGTGCACCTGATGCAGAACTGGTTTGCGCTGTCCGACCCGGCGATGGAAGAAGCGCTGTATGAGATTGCCTCGCTTCGCAACTTCGCCGGATTGACTCTGAGCGAGCCGATTCCCGACGAGACGACGATCCTGAACTTCCGCCACATGCTCGAGGAGTCGGACCTGGCCGAGGACATCTTCAAGCAGGTCAATGCGCACCTGTCGCGCAAGGGCCTGCTGCTCAAGCGAGGCAGCATCGTCGACGCGACGATCATCGCGGCACCCAGTTCCACGAAGAACGCCGAGGGCGAGCGCGACCCGGAGATGCACCAGACCAAGAAGGGCAACCAGTGGCACTTCGGCATGAAGGCGCACATCGGCGTGGACGCCGACAGCGGGCTGGTTCACTCGGTGGCGACCACATCGGCCAATGAAGCAGATGTCGAACAGGTTGCCGATCTCCTTCACGGCAAGGAAGAACAGGTCTGGGCCGACTCCGGCTACCGGGGCGCGCAAACGCGTGTGCAGCGCGACAACTTGCAGTGGCACATCGCTGCCCGGCCGAGCGACATCGCCAAGTTGCCCGAGGGGCGTGCGAAGGCGCGATTGCAGAAGCACGAGCATCGCAAGGCCAGCGTGCGCGCGAAGGTGGAGCACCCGTTTCGCGTGATCAAGCGCCAGTTCGGCTTGATGAAGGTGCGTTTCCGTGGCCTGCAAAAGAACACCGCGCATCTGTTGACCCTGTTCGCGCTGTCGAACCTGTGGATGGCGCGACGACAACTCATGGGAGCAGTCCGTCCGAAGGTGGCCTGA
- a CDS encoding LysR family transcriptional regulator, which translates to MIGGLHTFIAVCKQGTFAAAGDRIRLTQPAVGS; encoded by the coding sequence GTGATCGGCGGACTCCACACATTCATTGCGGTGTGCAAGCAAGGCACCTTTGCCGCAGCTGGAGACCGCATCCGACTCACCCAGCCCGCGGTGGGCAGCTAG
- a CDS encoding NAD(P)H-binding protein, producing MKLLLVGATGLVGRHLLTLALADPRVKAVVAPTRRVLTTHPKLRSPQVDFDRLPQDADWWQADAVICALGTTMRTAGSEEAFRRVDCDYPLTVARLAHAHGTPTYALNSAIGADAGSSFFYNRVKGELEQALMGQGFESLTCVRPGVIGGHRDEFRLGERMMVIGLTLAGPLLPKRWRLNPPPQIASALLEAAIRPKPGVHVVTSDRMI from the coding sequence ATGAAACTTCTGCTCGTCGGCGCTACCGGTCTGGTCGGGCGCCACTTGCTGACACTCGCGCTGGCCGATCCACGCGTGAAAGCTGTGGTCGCGCCCACCCGACGCGTATTGACGACGCACCCGAAGCTGCGCAGCCCGCAGGTGGATTTCGATCGTCTGCCGCAGGACGCCGACTGGTGGCAGGCGGATGCGGTGATCTGCGCGCTGGGCACCACCATGCGCACCGCAGGCTCCGAGGAGGCGTTCCGCCGCGTGGACTGCGACTACCCGTTGACCGTCGCCAGATTGGCGCATGCGCATGGAACTCCGACCTACGCGCTGAATTCGGCCATCGGTGCGGATGCCGGCTCGAGTTTCTTCTACAACAGGGTCAAGGGCGAGTTGGAACAAGCACTGATGGGGCAGGGTTTCGAATCACTGACCTGCGTGCGGCCCGGCGTCATCGGCGGGCACAGGGACGAGTTCCGCTTGGGCGAGCGGATGATGGTGATTGGACTGACATTGGCGGGGCCGCTGCTGCCCAAGCGCTGGCGCCTCAATCCGCCCCCGCAGATCGCCAGCGCGCTGCTCGAAGCGGCTATCCGCCCGAAGCCTGGTGTTCATGTCGTGACCTCGGACCGGATGATCTGA
- a CDS encoding nuclear transport factor 2 family protein, whose amino-acid sequence MNKPTYVPEYNAIVEVLNKYNDGCKQAKSSIMKPAFSEQATIFGLGADGKLTGGAIQNLFDGIDSAFRPSPEAQAAIVRIDIVGTAASARVDTNDVSGFCFTDFFHLLKVDGKWTVISKIYHTNVAP is encoded by the coding sequence ATGAACAAGCCTACCTACGTCCCGGAGTACAACGCTATCGTCGAAGTGCTGAACAAGTACAACGATGGCTGCAAGCAGGCCAAGAGCAGCATCATGAAGCCCGCTTTCAGCGAGCAGGCAACCATTTTTGGCCTCGGCGCGGACGGCAAGCTGACAGGCGGCGCCATCCAGAATCTGTTCGACGGGATCGACAGCGCCTTTCGTCCTTCGCCCGAAGCGCAAGCTGCGATCGTCAGAATTGACATCGTCGGCACCGCCGCCAGCGCTCGCGTCGATACCAACGACGTTTCCGGTTTTTGTTTTACTGACTTTTTCCATCTGCTGAAGGTTGATGGAAAGTGGACCGTGATCAGCAAGATCTATCACACGAACGTCGCCCCCTGA
- a CDS encoding flavin reductase family protein — MDKHVAPVPLEKVYRLLNHGPTVLVSARHGGVDNVMAAAWACALDYNPPKLTIVLDKIAMTRELVEKSGIFAIQVPTVAQLALTYQVGHRSLYDEPGKLSKSGVELFSIDGHDLPFVAGCSAWLACKVVSEPHNQQTYDLFIGEIVGAWSDTRVFKDGHWNFETADPALRSLHYIAGGHFYAIGDPLVVIDA; from the coding sequence ATGGACAAACACGTCGCTCCGGTGCCGCTGGAGAAGGTCTATCGCTTGCTCAACCATGGTCCTACGGTACTGGTGTCGGCGCGCCATGGTGGTGTGGACAACGTCATGGCGGCGGCCTGGGCCTGCGCGCTGGACTACAACCCGCCCAAGCTGACCATCGTGCTGGACAAGATCGCCATGACCCGAGAGCTCGTCGAGAAGAGCGGTATCTTCGCGATCCAGGTACCCACCGTTGCTCAACTAGCCCTCACCTACCAGGTGGGGCATCGCAGTCTGTACGATGAGCCAGGGAAGCTGTCGAAGAGCGGAGTCGAACTGTTCTCAATCGATGGCCACGACTTGCCTTTTGTTGCCGGATGCTCGGCCTGGCTGGCCTGCAAGGTCGTGTCCGAGCCGCACAACCAACAGACCTACGACCTGTTCATCGGCGAGATCGTCGGAGCCTGGTCTGATACGCGCGTGTTCAAGGACGGACATTGGAACTTCGAGACTGCTGATCCGGCCTTGCGCAGCCTGCACTACATCGCCGGCGGACATTTCTATGCCATCGGCGATCCGCTCGTTGTCATTGATGCCTGA
- a CDS encoding LysR family transcriptional regulator, whose product MGSIDRQDSTPQLLNRVRMRQVALMLAVEERRTLRAAADQLGLTQPAATKMLHELESALGQPMFERVGRGLRLNAAGERVMGYFRGIRGSMEALNRELHELQLGSVGKFSLGSIMAASPGRLTDALTELKAVHPLLAVEIAVDTSDRLLAQLHEGVLEVVVGRPVGPEAAACTFKAIEDEALAVVVGNQHPLAGRSRVAFSDLLDYTWILQPAHSPMRDVIEREFQVHHAVMPPGLIETGSILTTINLIRKSSMVGVIPATVARRDAEHGVLSIVQYVIRHKLSTYGSIVRMDRPLSLPAKQFLELLHRRR is encoded by the coding sequence GTGGGCTCCATCGACAGGCAGGATTCGACCCCCCAGCTGCTCAACCGCGTCCGCATGCGGCAGGTTGCGCTGATGCTCGCGGTCGAAGAGCGGCGCACCCTGCGCGCCGCGGCCGATCAGCTCGGCCTGACGCAGCCGGCCGCCACCAAGATGCTCCATGAGCTCGAGAGCGCACTGGGCCAGCCGATGTTCGAGCGCGTCGGGCGCGGGCTGCGCCTCAATGCGGCGGGCGAGCGCGTGATGGGTTACTTCAGAGGCATCCGCGGCAGCATGGAGGCGCTCAATCGCGAGCTGCACGAGCTCCAGCTCGGCAGCGTCGGCAAGTTCTCGCTCGGCAGCATCATGGCGGCCTCGCCCGGCCGGCTGACCGATGCGCTCACCGAACTCAAGGCGGTGCATCCTCTGCTGGCCGTCGAGATCGCGGTGGACACCAGCGACAGGCTGCTCGCCCAACTGCACGAAGGCGTGCTCGAGGTGGTGGTGGGGCGCCCCGTGGGCCCCGAGGCCGCGGCCTGCACCTTCAAGGCCATCGAGGACGAGGCCCTGGCGGTGGTCGTCGGCAACCAGCATCCGCTGGCCGGGCGCTCACGCGTGGCCTTTAGCGATCTGCTCGACTACACGTGGATCTTGCAGCCGGCGCACAGCCCCATGCGCGACGTGATCGAGCGCGAGTTCCAGGTGCACCACGCCGTGATGCCGCCCGGCCTGATCGAGACCGGTTCGATCCTCACGACCATCAACCTGATCCGCAAGTCATCGATGGTCGGCGTGATTCCCGCAACCGTCGCGCGGCGGGACGCCGAGCACGGCGTGCTCAGCATCGTGCAGTACGTGATCCGGCACAAGCTTTCCACCTACGGCAGCATCGTGCGCATGGACCGGCCGCTGAGCCTTCCGGCGAAGCAGTTTTTGGAGCTGTTGCACAGGAGGCGGTAG